Part of the Dioscorea rotundata plastid, complete genome genome is shown below.
TAGTTTAATGTGTATCTGTCTTAATTCTGTCTTTTATTCGAGTATGAGTGGTTTTTTCTTCGCCAAATTACCCGAGGCTTATGCCCTTTTCAATCCAATCGTAGATGTTATGCCCGTCATACCTATACTCTTTTTTCTCTTAGCCTTTGTTTGGCAA
Proteins encoded:
- the psbK gene encoding photosystem II protein K produces the protein MLNIFSLMCICLNSVFYSSMSGFFFAKLPEAYALFNPIVDVMPVIPILFFLLAFVWQAAVSFR